One Campylobacter massiliensis DNA window includes the following coding sequences:
- the guaB gene encoding IMP dehydrogenase: MKIVTKALTFDDVLLVPQYSEILPKQVDIKTRFSRNVELNIPIVSAAMDTVTEHRAAIMMARLGGIGVIHKNMDIQSQVKEVRRVKKSESGVIIDPISISPNASVGSALDMMADLHISGVPVVDEENKLIGILTNRDLRFENDRSVLVKDRMTKAPLITAPKGCTLDDAEKIFSQNRVEKLPIVDKDGHLEGLITIKDLKKRKEYPNANKDAYGRLRVAAAIGVGQMDRAKALAEAGVDVIVIDSAHGHSKGVLDTLRQVKAELKVDVVAGNIANPAAVKDLAEAGADGIKVGIGPGSICTTRVVAGIGVPQIFAVDSCSAEAAKYGIPVIADGGLKYSGDVAKALAAGASCVMAGSLLAGCEETPGEVITFQGRQYKVYRGMGSIGAMTKGSSDRYFQEGTAQDKLVPEGIEGRVPFAGSIKEVVHQLVGGLRSAMGYMGSKDIKTLQEKAQFVEITSAGLKESHVHDVVITQEAPNYKVN; the protein is encoded by the coding sequence ATGAAGATAGTTACGAAGGCTCTCACCTTTGACGACGTTTTGCTCGTCCCGCAGTACTCCGAAATTTTGCCTAAACAAGTAGACATAAAAACGCGCTTTAGCAGAAACGTGGAGCTAAACATCCCGATCGTATCGGCTGCGATGGACACCGTCACCGAGCACCGCGCGGCGATCATGATGGCGCGCCTGGGCGGTATCGGCGTCATACATAAAAATATGGACATACAAAGCCAGGTCAAAGAAGTCCGCCGCGTGAAAAAAAGCGAAAGCGGCGTAATCATCGATCCTATCTCCATCTCGCCAAATGCCAGCGTAGGCTCCGCGCTTGATATGATGGCGGATCTACATATCTCGGGCGTTCCCGTCGTAGACGAGGAAAATAAACTGATAGGAATCCTAACCAACCGCGATTTGAGATTTGAGAACGATAGAAGCGTCCTCGTAAAAGACAGGATGACCAAAGCCCCGCTAATCACCGCTCCAAAGGGCTGCACGCTAGACGATGCGGAGAAAATTTTCTCTCAAAACCGCGTAGAAAAACTACCTATCGTCGATAAAGACGGCCACCTAGAAGGCCTCATAACCATAAAAGATCTAAAAAAACGCAAAGAGTATCCAAACGCAAACAAAGACGCATACGGCAGGCTCCGCGTGGCAGCAGCTATCGGCGTCGGGCAAATGGATAGAGCAAAAGCCCTAGCGGAAGCCGGCGTAGACGTCATCGTCATCGACTCCGCTCACGGCCACTCAAAAGGCGTACTAGACACGCTAAGACAAGTCAAAGCCGAGCTAAAAGTAGACGTCGTCGCTGGAAATATCGCAAACCCGGCCGCCGTCAAAGACCTAGCGGAAGCAGGCGCCGACGGTATCAAAGTAGGCATAGGACCGGGCTCCATCTGCACCACTCGCGTAGTAGCGGGCATTGGCGTACCTCAAATTTTCGCCGTCGATAGCTGCTCAGCCGAAGCTGCGAAATACGGCATCCCCGTCATCGCAGACGGCGGACTAAAGTACTCGGGCGACGTAGCCAAAGCCCTAGCCGCAGGCGCTAGCTGCGTGATGGCTGGTAGCTTGCTAGCAGGCTGCGAGGAGACTCCGGGCGAGGTGATAACATTCCAGGGACGCCAGTACAAAGTCTACCGCGGCATGGGAAGTATCGGCGCGATGACGAAAGGCAGCAGCGATAGATATTTCCAAGAAGGCACCGCTCAAGATAAACTCGTGCCTGAGGGTATCGAGGGCCGCGTACCGTTTGCGGGTAGCATAAAAGAGGTCGTGCATCAGCTAGTTGGCGGCCTACGAAGCGCGATGGGCTACATGGGTTCAAAAGATATCAAAACGCTTCAGGAAAAAGCCCAGTTCGTCGAGATCACGAGCGCAGGCCTAAAAGAGAGCCACGTCCACGACGTCGTCATAACGCAAGAAGCCCCTAACTACAAAGTCAATTAG
- the ileS gene encoding isoleucine--tRNA ligase, translating into MDYKDTLLLPNTEFPMRGNLPENEPKRLKSWFDDRKIYEKMKAKRQKAAKSFTLHDGPPYANGNIHIGHALNKTLKDIILKTHYFFGENVRFTPGWDCHGLPIEQQVEVKLGDKKKSLSKTQIRELCREHAREFIEVQKESFKQLGVASDWDDPYLTMKFKFEAEIYKTLCKVAKRGLLIERSKPVYWSWAARSALAEAEVEYEDKEDYSIYVAFKLGEEAAAKIGAKDARAVIWTTTPWTLPANQAISLNPSEIYVLTAENLIFAKEMLGELEKEGLTKGEILKEFAAAELENLHAVNPLNGRKSLFILGDHVTMDGGTGLVHTAPGHGEDDYHVSLKYGIEVIMPVDEGGLYDETLKAKKLFPDGVADELIGMHIFKANEKILELLGSNLLKVSKFVHSYPFCWRTHKPVIYRATKQWFIAMDEPKIEGKTLREVALKELENVKFYPASGVKRIGSMIENRPDWCISRQRDWGVPIAFFRHKDTKEPIFDDEILDNVAAIFEQKGADAWWDSEIKDLLPANCKFEPQNLEKVMDILDVWFDSGSTWAAVLKSGDYDAGSYPSDMYLEGSDQHRGWFQSSLLLSCAAQGRAPYRSVLTHGFTVDENGQKMSKSKGNVVAPADVAKTYGVEILRLWVALSDYSSDLKISENILKQVSEQYRKIRNTIRFLLANVNDLEDIETSNFNILDRWILSRAKKTFDETEAAFRNYDFSKGFSLLMNFLSADLSGIYLDICKDRLYCDAKDSDTRRSAQSAMALITRALLPLIAPTLTYTVDEAMDYAPKIIKNGAADAFDLEYAPLDFEFNVDDELLVASREKFFELIDVLKKDKKIKSTLELVLQTSSNLILSEDINEISDWYMVSDVQSLDGSDSLAEFDVGNDKFKLVLSTRHKCPRCWKFTAKHDGETCPRCEKVLKNV; encoded by the coding sequence ATGGATTACAAAGATACATTATTGCTTCCAAACACCGAATTTCCCATGCGCGGCAACCTGCCGGAAAACGAACCCAAACGCTTAAAATCGTGGTTTGACGATAGAAAAATCTACGAAAAAATGAAAGCCAAAAGGCAAAAAGCCGCTAAAAGCTTCACTCTGCACGACGGCCCTCCCTACGCCAACGGCAACATCCACATCGGACACGCGCTAAACAAAACCCTAAAAGACATCATCTTAAAAACGCACTATTTCTTCGGCGAAAACGTGAGGTTTACGCCTGGCTGGGACTGCCACGGACTACCGATCGAGCAGCAAGTCGAGGTAAAACTGGGCGATAAGAAAAAAAGCCTTAGCAAAACGCAAATCCGCGAGCTTTGCCGCGAGCACGCCAGAGAGTTTATCGAGGTGCAAAAGGAGAGCTTTAAACAGCTAGGTGTCGCTAGCGACTGGGACGACCCGTATCTGACGATGAAATTTAAATTTGAAGCCGAAATTTACAAAACGCTTTGCAAAGTCGCCAAACGCGGACTTTTGATCGAACGAAGCAAGCCGGTGTACTGGAGCTGGGCGGCTAGAAGCGCTCTAGCCGAAGCCGAGGTCGAGTACGAAGACAAAGAAGACTACAGCATCTACGTAGCCTTTAAGCTAGGCGAGGAAGCCGCCGCAAAAATCGGCGCAAAAGACGCTCGAGCAGTCATTTGGACGACCACGCCTTGGACGCTGCCGGCAAACCAAGCCATCTCGCTAAACCCGAGCGAAATTTACGTTTTAACGGCTGAAAATTTGATATTTGCCAAAGAGATGCTTGGCGAACTAGAAAAAGAAGGGCTAACTAAGGGCGAAATTTTAAAAGAATTCGCCGCCGCCGAGCTTGAAAACCTGCACGCGGTAAATCCGCTAAACGGCAGAAAATCGCTATTTATACTAGGCGATCACGTCACGATGGACGGCGGTACGGGTCTGGTACACACCGCTCCCGGTCACGGCGAGGACGACTACCACGTGAGCCTAAAATACGGCATCGAAGTCATCATGCCCGTCGATGAAGGCGGTCTGTACGACGAGACGCTAAAGGCCAAAAAGTTATTTCCAGACGGCGTAGCAGACGAACTAATCGGCATGCATATCTTTAAAGCAAACGAGAAAATTTTAGAGCTTCTAGGCTCAAATTTGCTAAAAGTTAGCAAATTCGTCCACTCGTATCCGTTTTGCTGGAGGACGCATAAGCCCGTTATCTACCGCGCTACAAAGCAGTGGTTTATCGCTATGGACGAGCCGAAAATCGAGGGCAAAACACTACGAGAAGTCGCGCTAAAAGAGCTTGAAAACGTCAAATTTTATCCGGCAAGCGGTGTAAAAAGGATAGGCTCGATGATAGAAAATCGTCCCGACTGGTGCATCTCACGCCAAAGAGACTGGGGCGTGCCGATAGCGTTTTTTAGGCATAAGGATACCAAAGAGCCGATATTTGACGATGAAATTTTAGATAACGTCGCGGCGATATTTGAGCAAAAAGGCGCTGACGCGTGGTGGGACAGCGAGATAAAAGATCTCTTGCCCGCAAACTGCAAATTTGAGCCGCAAAATTTAGAAAAAGTGATGGACATCCTAGACGTCTGGTTTGACAGCGGCTCGACGTGGGCTGCTGTGCTAAAAAGCGGCGACTACGATGCGGGTAGCTATCCGTCCGATATGTATCTAGAGGGCAGCGATCAGCACAGAGGCTGGTTCCAAAGCTCGCTACTACTAAGCTGCGCTGCGCAAGGACGAGCGCCGTATAGAAGCGTGCTCACGCACGGCTTTACCGTCGATGAAAACGGTCAAAAGATGAGTAAAAGCAAGGGCAACGTCGTAGCTCCCGCAGACGTCGCTAAAACCTACGGCGTGGAAATTTTGCGCCTTTGGGTTGCGCTTAGCGACTACTCCAGCGACCTAAAAATCAGCGAAAACATCCTAAAACAAGTAAGCGAGCAGTACCGAAAAATACGCAATACGATAAGATTTCTACTAGCCAACGTAAACGATCTAGAGGATATCGAAACCTCAAATTTCAACATCCTAGACCGCTGGATACTAAGCCGCGCGAAAAAAACATTCGACGAGACCGAAGCTGCGTTTAGAAACTACGATTTTTCAAAGGGCTTTAGCCTGCTGATGAATTTCTTAAGCGCTGATTTAAGCGGCATATACCTTGATATCTGCAAAGACCGCCTATACTGCGACGCCAAAGACAGCGATACGCGCCGCTCGGCTCAAAGCGCCATGGCGCTAATCACAAGAGCGCTCCTACCGCTCATCGCTCCGACGCTAACGTACACCGTGGATGAGGCGATGGACTATGCGCCTAAGATCATAAAAAACGGCGCGGCGGATGCATTTGATCTAGAGTACGCGCCGCTAGATTTTGAGTTTAACGTAGACGACGAGCTGCTAGTCGCTAGCCGCGAGAAGTTTTTCGAGCTAATCGACGTACTCAAAAAAGACAAAAAGATAAAATCAACCCTCGAGCTAGTGCTGCAAACCAGCTCAAATTTGATCCTGAGCGAGGATATAAACGAGATCAGCGACTGGTATATGGTTAGCGACGTCCAGAGCCTAGACGGCAGCGACAGTCTAGCTGAATTTGACGTCGGAAACGATAAATTTAAACTCGTTTTATCGACGCGCCACAAGTGCCCGAGATGTTGGAAATTTACCGCTAAGCACGACGGAGAAACCTGCCCGAGATGCGAAAAGGTATTAAAAAATGTCTGA
- a CDS encoding ABC transporter permease: MKVKFGAIFIALIVLIPIFSIFFEIALGDYSLLEHFFKYLFMRYIQGTFAVAAGVLALSLVIAVVSAWLVANYRFALSNFFEYALILPFAIPAYIFSFCYVGIMDYGGYFHQIFGFRLEFMNIYGAIFVLSLSLYPYIYMFAKTSFKTQSAAIYDVCKIYKLSGTAVFFRVAIFLSRPAIVGGAMLVLMETLSDYGTAAYYGVETFSAGIFKLWFDMGDSYSASVLAGLLMMFVFVLMIFEHVNKNSKKYSFSTHDTSKFTQKRELGKFGSAAAFLWCASVFCLAFAFPFTWLLYWSIHELDSFKFEFVQMAANSLLMAAGAAILITAVSFFLVFATRLIKNKALNAFLLKSVSLGYALPGASIGLCVMIVFGYVDRNFGTHLLSSSFVVLIFGYVVRFLATSIYAVESGYAKIPANIDDAALLLNGSRLNLFFKVHFPLLRHFFFLSLIVVFIDIIKELPLSLILRPLGFETLSIRAFFYAADERLYAAALPSFLIVSMSLVAVLWLEIISRKKQER, encoded by the coding sequence ATGAAAGTAAAATTCGGGGCGATCTTTATCGCCCTTATCGTTTTAATCCCTATTTTTAGCATATTTTTCGAGATCGCTTTGGGCGACTACTCCTTGCTCGAGCACTTTTTTAAGTATCTTTTTATGAGGTATATCCAAGGTACTTTTGCGGTTGCGGCAGGCGTTTTGGCGCTTAGTCTCGTTATCGCCGTGGTTTCTGCGTGGCTGGTGGCGAACTACCGCTTCGCACTCTCAAATTTTTTTGAATATGCCCTCATCCTTCCGTTTGCGATTCCTGCTTATATATTTAGCTTTTGCTACGTCGGGATTATGGATTACGGCGGATATTTTCATCAAATTTTCGGCTTTAGGCTAGAGTTTATGAATATCTACGGAGCGATTTTCGTGCTGTCGTTGTCGCTTTATCCATATATCTATATGTTTGCCAAAACCTCGTTTAAAACGCAGTCCGCAGCGATTTACGACGTTTGTAAAATTTACAAGCTCTCAGGCACGGCCGTGTTTTTTAGGGTTGCGATATTTTTGTCACGCCCGGCGATCGTGGGCGGAGCGATGCTCGTGCTCATGGAGACGCTTAGCGACTACGGCACGGCTGCGTATTACGGCGTAGAGACTTTTAGCGCGGGCATTTTTAAGCTATGGTTTGATATGGGCGACTCGTACTCCGCGTCCGTGCTAGCGGGACTTTTGATGATGTTTGTGTTTGTTTTGATGATATTTGAGCACGTTAATAAAAACTCTAAAAAATATAGCTTCTCCACGCACGACACCTCCAAATTTACGCAAAAGCGCGAGCTTGGTAAATTCGGCTCGGCGGCTGCGTTTTTATGGTGCGCGAGCGTGTTTTGCCTGGCGTTTGCGTTTCCTTTTACCTGGCTTTTGTATTGGAGTATTCACGAGCTAGATAGTTTTAAATTTGAGTTCGTGCAGATGGCGGCAAATTCGCTACTGATGGCTGCAGGCGCGGCGATACTCATCACGGCGGTGAGTTTTTTCCTCGTTTTTGCTACGAGACTCATAAAAAATAAAGCGCTAAACGCCTTTTTGCTAAAATCAGTCTCGCTAGGATACGCGCTACCGGGCGCTAGTATTGGGCTTTGCGTGATGATAGTTTTTGGTTACGTTGACCGAAATTTCGGCACGCATCTGCTCTCGTCCAGCTTTGTGGTGCTGATTTTTGGCTACGTCGTGCGGTTTTTGGCGACCTCGATATATGCTGTTGAGAGCGGATACGCCAAGATCCCGGCAAACATCGACGACGCCGCGCTTTTGCTAAACGGCTCGCGGTTAAATTTGTTTTTCAAAGTGCATTTTCCGCTACTTCGCCACTTTTTCTTTCTCTCGCTCATCGTCGTTTTTATCGACATCATCAAGGAGCTGCCGCTTAGCCTCATTTTGCGGCCTTTGGGCTTTGAGACGCTTAGTATTAGGGCGTTTTTCTATGCCGCCGACGAGAGGCTTTATGCTGCGGCTCTGCCGTCGTTTCTCATCGTTTCGATGTCGCTAGTAGCTGTTCTTTGGCTCGAGATAATCTCCAGAAAAAAACAAGAAAGATAA
- a CDS encoding Fe(3+) ABC transporter substrate-binding protein → MKKSFFALSLFSSFLFAAEVNIYSARHYDADSELYKLFEQKTGIKVNATQAKAGELIKKLEVEGGSSAADIFITADAGNFYTAKTKGVLQPVKSETLEKIVPEQYRDNDGQWFAISKRARVIVYDKRDFDPKGIKDYEDLTKPELKGKLLIRSATAPYSKSLLAAIIEADGKDAAAKWAEGALKNLARDPKGGDRDQAKAIYAGEGDVAVMNTYYIGLMLTSPKAEDVEAAKNLGIIFPNQDNRGTHVNISGIALTKAAKNKENAVKFMEFMVSPEAQKILAGINFEYPINAEVEPSDIVKGFGKFKEDSTPLYKSVQNTNEAIKIYDVAGWK, encoded by the coding sequence ATGAAAAAAAGTTTTTTCGCGCTTAGCTTGTTTTCAAGCTTTTTGTTTGCCGCGGAGGTAAATATCTACTCTGCGCGCCACTACGACGCCGACAGCGAGCTTTATAAGCTTTTTGAGCAAAAGACGGGCATTAAGGTAAACGCCACTCAGGCAAAAGCCGGCGAGCTAATCAAAAAGCTCGAAGTCGAAGGGGGTAGCTCTGCGGCGGATATTTTCATCACCGCAGACGCGGGAAATTTCTACACCGCAAAGACTAAAGGCGTGCTGCAACCGGTCAAATCTGAAACTCTGGAAAAAATAGTCCCGGAGCAGTATAGAGACAACGACGGCCAGTGGTTTGCTATCTCAAAACGCGCTAGAGTCATCGTTTATGATAAAAGGGACTTCGATCCTAAAGGCATCAAAGACTACGAGGATTTGACAAAACCGGAGCTAAAAGGCAAACTGCTAATCAGAAGCGCGACGGCTCCATATAGCAAATCTCTGCTGGCTGCTATCATCGAAGCCGACGGTAAAGACGCGGCTGCTAAATGGGCGGAAGGCGCACTAAAAAATCTAGCCCGCGATCCAAAAGGCGGCGATAGGGATCAGGCTAAGGCTATTTACGCAGGCGAGGGCGACGTAGCGGTGATGAATACCTACTACATAGGCCTCATGCTAACATCTCCGAAAGCCGAAGACGTGGAGGCTGCTAAGAATCTGGGCATAATTTTCCCAAATCAGGACAACCGCGGTACGCACGTAAATATCAGCGGCATCGCGCTAACCAAAGCTGCTAAAAATAAAGAAAATGCAGTTAAATTTATGGAGTTTATGGTGAGCCCTGAGGCGCAAAAGATACTCGCTGGTATAAATTTCGAGTATCCGATCAACGCAGAGGTCGAACCTAGCGACATTGTAAAGGGCTTTGGTAAATTTAAAGAAGACTCCACTCCACTTTATAAAAGCGTGCAAAACACGAACGAGGCTATTAAAATTTACGACGTAGCCGGCTGGAAATAA
- a CDS encoding rhodanese-like domain-containing protein has protein sequence MRKILLLGAAAAMAFAEISTVQVSPEAIKNYEQIVDIRTPAEWMETGVIKGAKTITFNATDKEGFLNELKANVDLKKPVALICRSGRRSAAAAMMIDSPELNIINLDGGMGSLINQGYETVPYQK, from the coding sequence ATGAGAAAAATTTTACTTTTAGGAGCGGCTGCGGCGATGGCTTTTGCGGAAATTTCTACGGTTCAAGTTAGTCCCGAGGCGATCAAAAACTACGAGCAGATCGTAGATATCAGGACGCCTGCTGAATGGATGGAAACGGGCGTGATAAAGGGCGCAAAGACTATCACTTTTAACGCAACCGATAAAGAGGGATTTTTGAACGAGCTTAAAGCCAATGTCGATCTAAAAAAACCGGTCGCGCTCATATGCAGAAGCGGACGCAGAAGCGCTGCGGCGGCGATGATGATAGACTCGCCGGAGCTAAATATAATAAATCTTGACGGCGGCATGGGTAGCCTCATAAATCAAGGCTACGAAACCGTACCGTATCAAAAATAA
- the metX gene encoding homoserine O-acetyltransferase MetX, whose amino-acid sequence MLNLKTGKVKFNEPLYLESGRILPEFELAYETYGELNKDKSNVIVVCHALTGSHHAAGRYENEQKFGWWDALVGDGKGIDTSKFFVICVNILGSNFGSTNPLSIEKSTGKQYRLRFPVLTISDVVKAQMRLFEHLGIERAHAVVGGSLGGMQALCFAIEFPNFAKNVIILASTYQSKAWAIAFNKIAIEGILRDPGFKDGQYDENDIAAQGLTGMALGRMAGHISFLSPSSMDSKFGRNYVETDGLYELTGRFQVDRYMEYNGHGFPKRFDPLSYLYIVKMMNIFDCTRHYDDLAHALLPICAKVTLVAFNGDMLFPPSCMREMHETLQGIGKACDYHEIDSDYGHDAFLVEVDKFEKIIKKVLDE is encoded by the coding sequence GTGCTAAATTTAAAAACCGGCAAAGTAAAATTTAATGAGCCGCTCTATCTGGAGAGCGGCCGAATTTTACCCGAATTTGAGCTCGCTTACGAAACTTACGGCGAGCTAAACAAAGATAAAAGCAACGTCATAGTCGTCTGCCACGCGCTAACCGGTAGCCACCACGCCGCAGGCAGATACGAAAACGAGCAAAAATTCGGCTGGTGGGACGCACTAGTGGGCGATGGCAAGGGCATAGATACGAGCAAATTTTTCGTCATCTGCGTAAATATCCTCGGCTCAAATTTCGGCTCGACAAATCCGCTCAGTATCGAAAAAAGCACGGGCAAGCAGTATCGTTTGCGCTTTCCGGTGCTAACCATCAGCGACGTCGTAAAGGCGCAGATGAGGCTTTTTGAGCACCTGGGCATCGAGCGAGCGCATGCGGTCGTGGGCGGCAGCCTAGGCGGTATGCAAGCACTTTGCTTTGCGATCGAGTTTCCAAATTTCGCCAAAAACGTCATCATCCTAGCCAGCACTTATCAGAGCAAGGCTTGGGCGATCGCGTTTAACAAAATCGCGATCGAGGGCATCCTGCGCGATCCGGGCTTCAAAGACGGCCAATACGACGAAAACGACATCGCCGCACAGGGGCTAACAGGCATGGCGCTAGGACGCATGGCTGGGCACATCAGCTTTCTCTCGCCTAGCTCCATGGACTCAAAATTTGGCCGCAACTACGTCGAAACGGACGGCCTTTACGAGCTTACGGGCCGGTTTCAGGTCGATCGCTATATGGAGTACAACGGCCACGGCTTTCCTAAGCGCTTTGACCCGCTGAGCTACCTTTACATCGTAAAGATGATGAATATCTTTGACTGCACGCGCCACTACGACGACCTGGCGCACGCTCTTTTGCCTATTTGCGCCAAGGTTACGCTGGTCGCATTTAACGGCGATATGCTATTTCCGCCAAGCTGTATGCGCGAGATGCACGAGACGCTGCAGGGTATCGGCAAGGCGTGCGATTATCACGAGATAGACAGCGACTACGGTCACGACGCGTTTTTGGTCGAAGTAGATAAATTTGAAAAAATCATAAAAAAGGTTTTAGATGAGTGA
- a CDS encoding CinA family protein, producing MKNALLIIGEDIGVNAPFLDYIFCAYKRHFGELGEFRFVSKSDKELPFIIEHLCARSDSLCIYASSQNCSVAAKILATLSGDILELKSPQMLAPSRAEKFSDEGFLIKLNQTYVNLLKADANQKLPAIDIKTQRDFGYFHLVDIDEESAKILLEPLAKTYEVQIYSSQILSNLALIRVEANKFGQTGGFINGAKNLFSGKFFEGEDVFRHVASTLIASGLKLTFAESCTAGLAAAKFGAFAGVSAAFNGSLVTYANEMKRDWLGVSDEILQTYGAVSEQCVMAMLKGALKASESDFSLAISGIAGPDGGSEAKPVGTVFVGAYAKDGECIIERLNLNGDRNYIREQSALAAYVCLLKLKPRLFLS from the coding sequence GTGAAAAACGCACTACTGATCATCGGCGAAGATATCGGCGTAAACGCGCCTTTTTTGGATTATATTTTTTGCGCTTACAAGCGGCATTTCGGCGAGCTGGGCGAGTTTAGGTTCGTTAGCAAAAGCGACAAGGAGTTGCCGTTTATCATCGAGCATCTTTGCGCGCGTTCGGACAGCCTTTGTATCTACGCGTCGAGTCAAAACTGCTCCGTCGCGGCTAAAATTTTAGCTACGTTAAGCGGCGATATTTTGGAGCTAAAATCCCCGCAAATGCTAGCTCCGAGTAGGGCTGAAAAATTTAGCGACGAGGGCTTTTTAATCAAACTAAATCAAACTTACGTAAATTTACTAAAGGCCGACGCGAACCAAAAACTGCCTGCCATAGATATCAAAACGCAGCGAGATTTCGGCTACTTTCATCTGGTCGATATCGACGAGGAGAGCGCGAAAATCCTGCTCGAACCGCTGGCAAAAACGTATGAAGTGCAGATTTATTCGTCTCAAATTTTATCAAATTTGGCTCTAATCAGAGTAGAGGCGAACAAATTTGGCCAAACCGGCGGCTTTATAAACGGTGCGAAAAATCTATTTTCGGGCAAATTTTTTGAAGGCGAGGATGTTTTCCGTCACGTTGCGAGCACGCTTATAGCAAGCGGGCTAAAGCTTACATTTGCCGAGTCTTGCACGGCCGGGCTTGCCGCGGCTAAATTTGGCGCTTTTGCGGGGGTTTCGGCGGCGTTTAACGGCTCGCTAGTGACCTACGCAAACGAGATGAAACGCGACTGGCTGGGCGTTAGCGATGAAATTTTACAAACCTACGGCGCAGTGAGCGAGCAGTGCGTGATGGCGATGCTAAAAGGCGCGCTAAAGGCGAGCGAATCGGACTTTTCGCTAGCTATCAGCGGGATCGCGGGACCTGACGGCGGTAGCGAGGCAAAGCCCGTGGGGACGGTATTTGTAGGAGCTTATGCAAAAGACGGCGAGTGCATCATCGAGAGGCTAAATTTAAACGGAGATCGCAACTACATAAGAGAGCAAAGCGCGCTGGCGGCGTATGTTTGCTTGCTAAAGCTAAAGCCGAGACTATTTTTGTCGTAA
- the gatA gene encoding Asp-tRNA(Asn)/Glu-tRNA(Gln) amidotransferase subunit GatA encodes MITLKEALKLSAGEVAELRNELEKKIFADRELGAYVEQLANLPLDKLGAGVPIAIKDNIQVKGWSVTSASKILQGYIAPYNATVIEKLLAAGLAPFGRTNMDEFAMGNTTENSYYGKTLNPLNRERVAGGSSGGSAAAVGAGLAVAALGSDTGGSIRQPAAFCGCVGLKPTYGRVSRYGLGSYSSSLDQIGPITQNVEDAAILYDIIAGHDDKDSTSADIKFESVADKLNADKKLTICVIENYINEASEETKKALLKAVEILKAAGHKIIYKNLENSKCDIATYYIIATAEASANLSRFDGIRYGRRAEAKNLKELYINSRSEGFGEEVKKRILLGTFVLSSGYYDAYYIKAQKARAHTKAKYERILSECDLILMPVAPSTAYKFGELKNPLDSYLSDIYTISVNLAGLPAISVPVAKDADGLNVSAQLIAKAWDEKTLLEGALSLENSIKG; translated from the coding sequence ATGATAACTTTAAAAGAGGCTCTAAAGCTAAGCGCCGGCGAAGTAGCCGAGCTTAGAAATGAGCTGGAAAAGAAAATTTTCGCAGATAGAGAGCTTGGCGCTTACGTCGAGCAGTTGGCAAATTTGCCACTTGATAAACTGGGCGCGGGCGTGCCGATCGCCATAAAAGACAACATCCAGGTAAAAGGCTGGAGCGTAACGAGCGCGTCTAAAATTTTACAAGGCTACATCGCGCCTTATAACGCGACGGTTATAGAAAAGCTGCTAGCAGCGGGCTTGGCGCCTTTTGGCCGTACGAATATGGACGAATTCGCCATGGGAAACACGACCGAAAACAGCTACTACGGTAAAACACTAAATCCGCTAAACCGCGAAAGAGTGGCGGGCGGTAGCTCGGGCGGCTCGGCTGCCGCGGTCGGCGCAGGGCTAGCGGTGGCTGCTCTAGGAAGCGATACAGGCGGCTCGATACGCCAGCCTGCGGCATTTTGCGGTTGCGTGGGACTAAAGCCGACCTACGGACGCGTGAGCCGCTACGGTCTGGGCTCATACTCTAGCTCGCTAGATCAGATCGGCCCGATAACGCAAAACGTCGAGGACGCCGCGATCCTATACGATATCATCGCGGGACACGACGACAAGGATAGTACGAGCGCGGATATCAAATTTGAGAGCGTCGCGGACAAGCTAAACGCGGATAAAAAACTCACGATCTGCGTCATCGAAAACTACATAAACGAAGCCTCGGAAGAGACCAAAAAGGCGCTTTTAAAAGCGGTAGAAATTTTAAAAGCCGCAGGCCACAAAATAATCTATAAAAATTTAGAAAACTCAAAATGCGACATCGCAACCTACTACATCATCGCCACAGCCGAAGCTAGCGCAAATCTTAGCCGCTTTGACGGCATAAGATACGGACGCAGAGCCGAAGCTAAAAACTTAAAAGAGCTCTACATCAACTCCCGCTCGGAGGGATTTGGCGAAGAGGTAAAAAAGCGAATTTTGCTCGGTACTTTCGTACTTAGTAGCGGATACTACGACGCATACTACATCAAAGCGCAAAAAGCTCGCGCCCACACTAAGGCTAAGTACGAGCGAATTTTGAGCGAATGCGACCTCATTTTGATGCCGGTCGCCCCTAGCACGGCGTATAAATTCGGCGAACTAAAAAACCCGCTAGACTCCTATCTATCAGACATCTATACGATCAGCGTAAATTTAGCCGGCCTACCCGCCATCTCGGTTCCGGTAGCCAAGGACGCTGACGGCCTAAACGTCTCGGCTCAGCTCATCGCAAAGGCGTGGGACGAAAAAACGCTGCTAGAAGGCGCGCTTAGTTTAGAAAACTCTATAAAAGGATAA